A window of Haliscomenobacter hydrossis DSM 1100 contains these coding sequences:
- a CDS encoding four helix bundle protein, whose product MKSLEEVGIWNRAREMCKAIFELSKEEPLCKDFSLVNQIRRSSRSVMDNIAEGYGRGGNKEFIQFLAIAKGSCTEVQSQLYQLLDCEYLSELNFATLMDQNKRILAGIINLTEYLRQSEYKGNKFR is encoded by the coding sequence ATGAAATCACTTGAAGAAGTGGGCATTTGGAATCGAGCCAGAGAAATGTGTAAAGCAATTTTTGAACTTTCAAAAGAAGAACCTTTGTGCAAAGACTTCAGTTTAGTGAATCAAATTCGCAGATCTTCACGATCCGTGATGGACAATATTGCTGAAGGGTATGGTCGTGGCGGCAATAAGGAATTTATTCAATTCCTTGCGATCGCCAAAGGCTCTTGTACCGAGGTGCAATCGCAACTATACCAGTTGCTGGATTGTGAATACCTCTCCGAACTGAACTTTGCAACGCTCATGGACCAAAACAAACGAATCTTGGCAGGAATAATCAACCTAACGGAATACCTTCGCCAATCAGAATACAAAGGAAATAAGTTTAGATAA
- a CDS encoding DUF6565 domain-containing protein, with product MRILLLCFCAFFLLHCSERQRMENRKDAYIRSFNKFIERVEKNAPGFTKADWETADEELDQWTGIKRHDIQEALTNEDEAFVNELESRFETAYAQYLKQRILNGIKETVKDAKKEIREGVEDLIEK from the coding sequence ATGAGAATCCTGCTTTTGTGTTTTTGTGCATTTTTTCTCCTCCATTGCAGCGAACGCCAGCGTATGGAAAATCGCAAGGACGCCTACATCCGTTCGTTCAACAAGTTTATAGAACGCGTTGAAAAAAACGCGCCCGGTTTTACCAAGGCGGATTGGGAAACAGCCGATGAAGAACTGGACCAATGGACGGGCATCAAAAGACACGACATCCAGGAAGCGCTGACCAACGAAGATGAAGCTTTTGTCAACGAATTGGAGAGCCGCTTTGAAACGGCTTATGCGCAATACCTGAAACAACGCATTTTAAATGGCATCAAAGAAACGGTCAAGGATGCCAAAAAAGAAATACGCGAAGGTGTAGAGGACCTCATAGAGAAATAA
- a CDS encoding MFS transporter, with translation MSKPLTSKILNSTVIVAGLGYFVDIYDLQLFNIIGKESIQSPAGLNVSDPLQVANLFDNNLFYWQMAGMLVGGLFWGIYGDRKGRKSILFGSILMYSVANLLNAFVTTVEQYQTVRFLAGLGLAGELGAAITLVSEIMTKENRGWGTAIIVTLGALGAVAAALIANFKIALFGLEAWQTAYIIGGVLGLLLLLLRFGTFESGMFEQLEKKDPSRGNFFMLFQDRERFFKYLHCISIGLPVWFVLGTLVKRAPGYAEHIGTATPVSVATAVMMAYLGLSIGDLFSGFLSQVMRSRRKVVLIYLILSMTTTMVYVFSPTLSASGFYILIFILGVSTGYWALFVTIASEQFGTNIRATATTTIPNFVRGAVIPIGVSFAALLSQTSSLVSATLIVGGVCFGLAIFSILSLPETFGKSLDYLE, from the coding sequence ATGAGTAAACCACTGACTTCCAAGATCCTCAACTCAACTGTAATTGTAGCCGGATTGGGCTATTTTGTGGACATCTACGACCTGCAACTGTTCAACATCATTGGCAAAGAAAGCATCCAGAGTCCGGCGGGACTGAATGTATCCGATCCGCTGCAAGTAGCGAACCTTTTCGACAACAACCTCTTTTACTGGCAAATGGCCGGGATGCTGGTTGGTGGATTATTTTGGGGTATATATGGCGACCGCAAGGGCCGCAAATCCATTTTGTTCGGTTCGATTCTGATGTATTCTGTGGCCAATTTGCTCAACGCTTTTGTCACCACCGTTGAGCAATACCAGACCGTGCGTTTCCTGGCCGGACTGGGTTTGGCCGGGGAATTGGGTGCCGCAATCACCCTGGTTTCCGAAATCATGACCAAAGAAAACCGGGGCTGGGGCACAGCCATCATCGTCACACTCGGTGCTTTAGGTGCAGTGGCAGCCGCCCTGATTGCCAATTTCAAAATTGCCTTATTTGGCCTTGAGGCCTGGCAAACGGCCTACATCATTGGTGGAGTACTGGGCTTGTTGCTGCTGTTGCTGCGATTTGGCACCTTCGAATCGGGCATGTTTGAACAATTGGAAAAAAAGGATCCTTCGCGGGGCAATTTTTTCATGCTGTTTCAGGATCGCGAACGCTTCTTCAAATACTTGCACTGCATCAGCATCGGTTTACCTGTTTGGTTTGTGCTGGGCACTTTGGTCAAACGTGCCCCAGGTTATGCCGAGCACATCGGTACGGCTACTCCGGTCAGTGTGGCCACGGCGGTGATGATGGCCTATTTGGGGCTATCCATCGGAGATTTGTTCAGCGGATTTTTGAGCCAGGTCATGCGCAGCAGGCGCAAGGTAGTCTTGATTTACCTTATTTTGTCGATGACAACGACGATGGTGTACGTGTTCAGTCCGACCCTATCCGCTTCCGGTTTTTACATCCTGATTTTTATTTTGGGTGTAAGTACGGGCTATTGGGCCTTGTTTGTAACGATTGCTTCAGAGCAATTTGGCACCAATATCCGGGCTACCGCCACGACCACCATCCCTAATTTTGTACGTGGAGCAGTGATCCCCATCGGGGTTAGTTTTGCCGCACTGCTGTCGCAAACGAGTTCCTTGGTGAGTGCAACACTGATTGTTGGTGGCGTATGTTTTGGTCTGGCAATTTTCTCAATTTTGAGTTTGCCGGAGACGTTTGGAAAGAGCCTTGATTATTTGGAATAG
- the apaG gene encoding Co2+/Mg2+ efflux protein ApaG, whose amino-acid sequence METLITNGIKISVETFYQPNYSNPVEAKFIHAYRITIENMSEMTVQLMRRHWIITDSDGIVREVEGEGVIGRQPVLEPNESHQYVSWCNLHTGLGKMVGAYEMQNLHTGEAFHVDIPAFQLVAPFQLN is encoded by the coding sequence ATGGAAACACTCATCACCAACGGCATTAAGATATCGGTAGAAACCTTCTACCAGCCCAACTACTCTAATCCGGTTGAGGCCAAATTCATCCATGCTTACCGGATTACCATCGAAAACATGAGTGAGATGACGGTGCAACTCATGCGACGCCACTGGATCATTACTGACTCGGACGGTATTGTGCGTGAAGTGGAAGGTGAAGGCGTGATTGGCCGGCAGCCTGTATTGGAACCCAACGAATCACATCAGTACGTATCCTGGTGCAATTTGCATACTGGTTTGGGCAAAATGGTGGGTGCCTACGAAATGCAAAATTTGCACACTGGCGAAGCTTTTCACGTCGATATCCCCGCTTTTCAACTGGTTGCTCCTTTTCAGCTCAACTAG
- a CDS encoding 3-oxoacyl-ACP synthase III family protein: protein MMKIHLKSCARILPGPAIWSSQLEAQIGLAPGWAEKNTGVARRYWADPTESITSLAAAAVRLALEEAKLDCAELDMLIYAGASFDHPIPHNACLIKQALEQEGADFPCFDVDGTCLSFLHALDIAHLYLQHRGLRRVAIVSAELPSRALNPADAKTYTLFGDAAVAVILEASLDQGYTPSPAYFINQSEGAQLAIVPTGGSKRRGSEPDTPADSFFFQMNGRQLITMTLRYLDGFLSTLEQRTGQPIQAYDYIVPHQASRFGNEYFMQRYTLAPERVINTLSTYGNCVSASIPLGLFDLYQEGKIQPGKEVLLIGTAAGLSIGALRLKF from the coding sequence ATGATGAAAATACACCTGAAATCCTGCGCCCGCATCCTCCCCGGTCCTGCGATCTGGTCTTCCCAGTTGGAAGCCCAAATTGGACTGGCTCCGGGCTGGGCCGAAAAAAACACCGGCGTGGCACGCCGGTACTGGGCTGACCCCACTGAAAGCATTACCTCGCTGGCGGCAGCTGCCGTACGTTTGGCCCTGGAAGAAGCAAAGCTGGATTGCGCGGAATTGGATATGTTGATTTATGCCGGGGCTTCTTTTGACCACCCCATTCCCCACAATGCCTGCCTGATCAAACAAGCCCTGGAACAAGAAGGGGCAGACTTTCCCTGTTTTGATGTAGACGGTACCTGTTTGAGTTTTTTGCATGCGCTGGACATTGCGCACCTTTATCTGCAACACCGGGGCCTGCGCCGAGTAGCCATTGTCTCCGCAGAACTGCCCTCACGAGCGCTTAATCCTGCCGATGCCAAAACGTACACCCTGTTTGGTGACGCCGCAGTAGCCGTCATTTTGGAAGCAAGTTTGGATCAAGGCTACACGCCTTCTCCCGCTTATTTCATCAATCAATCCGAGGGGGCACAATTGGCCATTGTCCCTACGGGGGGTAGCAAACGCCGGGGTTCAGAACCCGACACGCCAGCAGATTCGTTTTTTTTTCAAATGAATGGGCGTCAACTCATTACCATGACTTTGCGCTACCTGGACGGTTTTCTAAGCACCTTGGAACAGCGCACGGGGCAGCCTATTCAGGCCTATGACTACATTGTGCCACATCAAGCCAGCAGGTTTGGCAACGAATATTTTATGCAACGTTATACTCTGGCTCCCGAACGGGTAATCAACACCTTGAGTACTTATGGCAATTGTGTGTCCGCATCTATTCCCCTGGGATTGTTCGACTTGTATCAAGAAGGGAAAATCCAGCCTGGCAAAGAGGTGTTATTGATTGGTACCGCTGCGGGACTGTCGATTGGGGCGCTACGTTTAAAGTTTTAA
- a CDS encoding universal stress protein: MTTFSRTLVAMDLSVMDPKLLQWVGTLDSKLGFQKVYFLHVMPDFSAPKNVDIEFHTLFSAGYPADEKAHDRIAEDIEKILGKHPGLEFAIEVREGKPYQKVVHLSEAKDIELLIIGRKKQSDGSGISARRITRAVKCNVMVVPENAAVKLQHIMVPIDFCDLSAKALRVALDMARKNPEIKITALYVMDLPPSNYYDRPYANKGMQEMLHKAANETFDNFLAELGDMSSVNLEKVILDNTLNHTARHITSFSLQQHADLIIMGAQGHSTWDNLWFGSVTEHVVEMAASPVLVIR; encoded by the coding sequence ATGACCACTTTTAGCCGCACCTTGGTCGCCATGGACTTAAGCGTAATGGATCCAAAATTGTTGCAATGGGTAGGCACCCTCGATTCGAAACTTGGCTTTCAAAAAGTGTATTTTTTGCACGTCATGCCGGATTTCAGCGCTCCCAAAAATGTCGACATTGAATTCCATACCCTGTTTTCGGCTGGTTACCCGGCAGATGAAAAAGCCCACGACAGGATTGCCGAAGACATTGAAAAAATCCTGGGTAAGCACCCCGGCCTTGAGTTCGCGATAGAAGTAAGGGAAGGTAAACCCTACCAAAAAGTGGTTCACCTCAGTGAAGCCAAAGACATTGAACTACTCATCATTGGCCGCAAAAAGCAGAGCGACGGCAGCGGCATCAGTGCCCGCCGGATTACCCGTGCGGTCAAATGCAATGTGATGGTGGTGCCCGAGAATGCAGCCGTCAAGCTCCAACATATCATGGTTCCGATCGATTTCTGTGATTTATCGGCTAAAGCGCTGCGCGTTGCGCTGGATATGGCACGGAAAAATCCAGAGATCAAAATTACCGCTTTGTACGTGATGGATTTGCCCCCCAGCAACTATTATGATCGCCCTTATGCCAATAAAGGGATGCAGGAAATGTTGCACAAAGCTGCCAACGAGACTTTTGACAATTTTCTGGCGGAGCTTGGAGATATGTCTTCGGTTAACCTCGAAAAAGTCATCCTGGACAATACCCTGAACCACACTGCCCGGCACATCACCAGTTTTTCTCTACAGCAGCATGCCGACCTGATCATTATGGGTGCACAGGGCCATAGCACCTGGGATAATTTGTGGTTTGGCAGTGTAACTGAACATGTGGTAGAAATGGCCGCTAGCCCGGTTCTGGTGATCCGCTGA
- a CDS encoding peroxiredoxin family protein, whose protein sequence is MKSLKYIFLTISLLGAAFATHAQDVISVRCELTGCQGSLALFSFDGITFREVQRVMATNENVYAFSLPKGEPKFYYVGPFANNQRPALLGSENGVVIKGDCANIRQTQITGSKLNQEYDIIKTRINKHNNLHGMALRKWAMAKEEEAKKVAVAELKSVDDLKVAFLDSLKKANPMFARVAAINTYVSYPNNPGNYANEIEYFANEFFRFVDFKDAGYNGMPWVYENFSSYAQTLASVGLPPTETKIYLDKALAKFPEGGEAQQFAMAGVMSGLQKQKSAGYTEYAQRFIKSFGTKAPKAAAAIKEELDRAMRLMTGAVAPDFAQATPEGKDMKLSDLRGKYVLIDFWASWCGPCRRENPNVVRMYDQYKGKGFDILSVSLDNSRDKWLQAIEQDKLAWKHVSDLKGWSNEVAQMYEVQGIPKTFLIDPQGKIIATDLRGPSLEAKLAEIFKTN, encoded by the coding sequence ATGAAGTCTCTGAAATACATTTTTTTGACGATCAGCTTGTTGGGTGCAGCTTTTGCCACTCACGCACAAGATGTCATCAGTGTCCGCTGCGAGCTTACTGGCTGCCAGGGTTCGCTGGCTTTGTTTTCCTTTGATGGCATAACGTTCCGCGAGGTGCAACGCGTTATGGCTACTAACGAAAACGTGTACGCATTCAGTCTTCCGAAAGGCGAGCCCAAGTTTTATTATGTCGGCCCATTTGCCAATAACCAACGCCCTGCCCTCTTGGGTAGTGAAAATGGAGTAGTGATCAAAGGTGACTGCGCCAATATCCGTCAAACCCAAATTACGGGTTCCAAGCTCAATCAAGAGTACGACATCATTAAAACCCGCATCAATAAACACAACAACTTGCACGGTATGGCCTTGCGCAAGTGGGCAATGGCCAAAGAGGAGGAAGCAAAAAAGGTGGCGGTGGCCGAATTGAAATCTGTCGACGACCTAAAAGTGGCTTTCCTTGATTCTTTGAAAAAAGCCAATCCAATGTTTGCCCGGGTTGCTGCCATCAATACCTACGTGTCTTACCCAAATAACCCCGGTAACTACGCCAATGAAATCGAATATTTTGCCAATGAGTTTTTCCGCTTCGTAGATTTTAAAGATGCGGGATACAACGGCATGCCCTGGGTGTACGAAAACTTCAGCTCTTATGCCCAGACCTTGGCCAGTGTAGGTTTACCGCCTACTGAAACCAAAATCTATCTGGACAAAGCTTTAGCCAAGTTTCCCGAAGGCGGTGAAGCGCAGCAATTTGCCATGGCAGGGGTCATGTCGGGTTTGCAAAAGCAAAAAAGTGCGGGCTACACGGAATACGCTCAACGTTTCATTAAATCATTTGGAACAAAAGCACCCAAAGCTGCTGCAGCCATCAAAGAAGAACTGGATCGGGCCATGCGCTTGATGACGGGCGCAGTAGCCCCCGATTTTGCCCAGGCTACTCCTGAAGGTAAGGACATGAAATTGAGTGACCTGCGCGGAAAATACGTATTGATCGATTTTTGGGCCAGCTGGTGTGGTCCTTGCCGCCGCGAGAATCCCAATGTGGTGCGCATGTACGACCAGTACAAAGGCAAAGGTTTTGACATCCTCAGCGTTAGTCTCGACAATAGCCGCGATAAATGGTTGCAAGCCATTGAGCAGGATAAACTGGCCTGGAAACACGTCAGCGACCTGAAAGGTTGGTCGAATGAGGTCGCCCAGATGTACGAAGTACAGGGCATTCCTAAAACCTTTCTGATTGATCCTCAAGGCAAAATCATCGCTACCGATTTGCGCGGGCCTTCATTGGAAGCCAAATTGGCGGAAATATTCAAGACGAACTAA
- the gmk gene encoding guanylate kinase, with translation MSKLIILTAPSGAGKTTIVRYLLETMPEELAFSISATTRACRPNEVEGKDYYYIGVEQFQKLIEEDAFAEWEEVYPNQYYGTLHSEMNRIWQLGKHIVFDIDVKGAINLKKAYPDQSLAIFVKPPSKEALFERLRQRKTENEESLRKRLAKAEEELTFENKFDYILVNDVLEVALAEALQVVRQFTKS, from the coding sequence ATGAGCAAGCTCATCATTCTAACCGCACCTTCGGGGGCCGGGAAAACGACCATTGTACGTTATTTGCTGGAAACCATGCCCGAAGAATTGGCTTTTTCGATTTCGGCCACTACCCGGGCATGTCGCCCCAATGAGGTTGAAGGGAAAGACTACTACTATATAGGTGTAGAACAATTCCAAAAACTGATTGAGGAAGATGCTTTTGCTGAATGGGAAGAGGTGTACCCCAATCAGTACTACGGCACACTTCACAGTGAAATGAACCGGATTTGGCAACTGGGGAAACACATCGTTTTTGACATCGACGTAAAAGGAGCGATAAACCTAAAAAAAGCCTACCCGGATCAGTCCTTGGCCATCTTCGTAAAACCGCCTTCAAAAGAGGCACTTTTCGAACGTTTGCGCCAACGCAAGACAGAAAATGAAGAAAGCTTGCGCAAGCGTTTGGCCAAAGCCGAAGAAGAACTTACCTTTGAGAACAAGTTTGACTACATTCTCGTTAACGATGTACTGGAAGTCGCGCTGGCAGAAGCACTCCAGGTAGTGAGGCAGTTTACAAAGTCATAG
- the hemW gene encoding radical SAM family heme chaperone HemW translates to MPGIYLHIPFCKQACHYCNFHFSTSLRQKGAMVDAIVRELELQKDYLQGAPLSSIYFGGGTPSLLDAGELERIFAKIYQLHAVEVDAEITLEANPDDLDLLKLQALRNTPVNRLSIGIQSFAEEDLRFMNRAHNAQEARACIENALSQGFKNLTLDLIYGAPTTSHAQWAKNLETIFQYPIPHLSAYCLTVEPKTALDHFVKKGLAAPVDEEHANAQFQHLMEATKARGFEHYEISNFAQPGWYARHNSSYWQGEPYLGIGPSAHSFNGSSRQWNVANNAKYLKILNDDTPPTLENSGLFERETLSPATRYNEYVMTGLRTIWGCSLDKIDPAFRTFFLENIQPFITKELVLVQEQRYRLSDTGKFMADHIASELFFIENN, encoded by the coding sequence ATGCCCGGAATCTACCTCCACATCCCCTTCTGCAAACAAGCCTGCCACTATTGCAATTTTCACTTCAGTACTTCGCTGCGGCAGAAAGGAGCGATGGTGGACGCCATTGTGCGGGAGTTGGAGCTGCAAAAAGACTATTTACAGGGTGCCCCGCTGAGCAGCATCTATTTTGGAGGAGGAACCCCTTCGCTGTTGGATGCGGGGGAATTGGAGCGGATTTTTGCCAAAATTTATCAACTGCATGCGGTAGAAGTGGACGCCGAAATTACCCTGGAAGCCAATCCAGATGATTTGGATTTACTCAAATTACAGGCTTTGCGCAACACCCCGGTCAATCGCCTGAGCATCGGGATCCAGTCCTTTGCCGAGGAAGATTTGCGCTTCATGAACCGGGCACACAATGCGCAGGAAGCGCGGGCTTGCATTGAAAATGCCCTGAGCCAGGGGTTCAAGAACCTGACCCTCGATTTGATTTATGGTGCCCCAACAACCAGCCATGCCCAATGGGCAAAAAACCTGGAGACCATTTTTCAATACCCCATCCCCCACCTATCCGCCTATTGCCTGACGGTAGAGCCCAAAACGGCGCTGGATCATTTTGTAAAAAAAGGCCTGGCCGCCCCGGTTGATGAGGAGCACGCCAACGCACAGTTTCAACACCTCATGGAAGCCACCAAGGCCAGGGGGTTTGAACATTATGAAATCTCCAATTTTGCCCAACCTGGCTGGTATGCCCGTCACAATTCCAGTTATTGGCAAGGAGAGCCTTATTTGGGCATCGGCCCTTCGGCACACTCCTTCAATGGGTCAAGCAGGCAGTGGAATGTGGCCAATAACGCCAAGTACCTGAAAATTTTGAACGATGATACCCCGCCCACGTTGGAAAATTCGGGGCTTTTTGAACGGGAAACCCTCAGTCCTGCTACGCGCTACAACGAATATGTGATGACGGGGCTGCGCACCATCTGGGGTTGTAGCCTGGATAAAATAGATCCGGCTTTTCGAACGTTTTTCCTGGAAAATATCCAACCTTTTATTACAAAAGAGTTGGTATTGGTGCAGGAACAGCGCTACCGGCTGAGTGATACCGGGAAGTTCATGGCCGATCACATCGCGTCTGAGCTTTTTTTTATCGAAAACAATTGA
- a CDS encoding ShlB/FhaC/HecB family hemolysin secretion/activation protein, with product MRIILLLCCFCDVSAALFAQKTLNIRSISPLPSSLNAAAYGYTDSLSLQNSLQRLISDLHQRAYLEASVDSLTYQDSTAQAWLHLGPAYRWARLRTNGIPSEWRRNADANLRSKGGWVDLAKLEAFKKEWVQTATNQGYPFAQIHLDSVEFSPGYLDATLRLDKGNLFRFDTLLLRGDANISPAYLQRYLGLQGKQLYDQSRVENIRERIQELPFLQLRNDPEVEFIGSRALVVLELDRQKASRFDFIIGVLPNSQQVKRLLITGTFEGELQNQFGRGERLYARFEQLRPSSPRLDVQFNYPFLANLPIGADFKLHLYRRDTAFLDLDVDFGIQYLLEGGDYLKVFWNQRSSRLLQLNEVSLLDSKSLPPTLDVSQASFGLEFQQQQLDYRLNPRRGWAFLGRGAAGTKRILPNSRVSELGLAYLYDTLQLRTFQYRLLSETEAYVPLGKNSTVKFKLSSGWTLANQAIYQNEQFRIGGNRLLRGFDEEFIFATHYAVGVAEYRLLLNRNSFLYSFLDYGWIANRTATLQEDYRAYGFGAGITFETRAGLFGLSLAVGTRAGTAPDFAGPKVHFGYVSLF from the coding sequence ATGCGGATAATCTTGCTCTTATGTTGCTTCTGCGACGTTAGCGCTGCTCTTTTTGCCCAAAAAACGCTGAACATCCGTTCCATTTCACCTTTGCCCAGTAGCCTAAACGCTGCGGCTTATGGGTATACCGACAGTTTATCGCTCCAAAATAGCCTCCAACGTTTGATCAGCGATCTGCACCAGCGCGCCTACCTGGAGGCTTCCGTAGATAGTTTGACTTATCAGGATTCCACTGCCCAGGCCTGGCTACATCTGGGACCTGCATATCGTTGGGCCAGGTTGCGCACCAATGGCATCCCCAGCGAATGGCGGCGCAACGCTGATGCTAATTTGCGCAGCAAAGGAGGCTGGGTAGATTTGGCCAAACTGGAGGCCTTCAAAAAAGAATGGGTACAAACTGCCACAAACCAGGGTTATCCCTTCGCCCAAATTCACCTCGACAGTGTAGAATTCAGTCCGGGTTACCTGGATGCCACCCTGCGGCTAGACAAAGGCAATTTGTTTCGTTTCGACACGCTGCTGTTGCGCGGCGACGCCAATATCTCCCCTGCTTACCTCCAACGCTATTTGGGCCTGCAGGGCAAACAATTGTACGATCAATCGCGGGTAGAAAACATCCGGGAAAGGATTCAGGAACTGCCCTTTTTGCAATTGCGCAACGACCCTGAAGTGGAATTCATCGGCTCAAGGGCACTGGTGGTGTTGGAGTTGGATCGTCAAAAAGCCAGTCGCTTCGATTTCATCATCGGGGTGCTGCCCAATAGCCAACAGGTTAAAAGGTTGTTGATTACCGGGACATTTGAGGGGGAATTGCAAAACCAATTTGGGCGTGGTGAGCGGCTTTACGCCCGCTTTGAACAGTTGCGGCCTTCCAGCCCCCGGCTGGATGTACAATTCAATTACCCTTTCCTGGCCAATTTGCCCATTGGTGCCGATTTTAAATTGCATTTGTACCGTCGGGATACGGCATTTTTGGATTTGGATGTAGATTTTGGGATCCAGTACTTACTTGAAGGGGGTGATTACCTGAAGGTGTTTTGGAACCAGCGAAGCTCACGTTTGTTGCAATTGAACGAAGTCAGCTTGCTCGACAGCAAAAGTCTGCCACCTACCCTGGATGTTTCGCAGGCCTCGTTTGGGCTGGAGTTTCAACAACAACAGTTAGACTACCGGCTCAATCCACGCCGGGGTTGGGCTTTTTTGGGACGAGGAGCAGCGGGAACAAAACGCATTTTGCCCAATAGCCGGGTGAGTGAACTGGGCTTGGCCTATTTGTACGATACCTTACAACTCCGCACCTTTCAATACCGCTTATTGAGCGAAACGGAAGCTTATGTACCGCTCGGCAAAAACAGTACGGTCAAATTCAAACTGAGCAGCGGTTGGACCCTCGCCAACCAGGCCATTTACCAAAACGAACAGTTTCGCATTGGTGGCAATCGACTCTTGCGGGGTTTTGATGAGGAGTTCATTTTTGCCACCCACTATGCGGTGGGAGTAGCAGAATACCGCCTCTTGTTGAACCGCAATTCGTTTTTGTACTCGTTTTTGGATTACGGCTGGATTGCCAATCGCACCGCTACCCTACAGGAAGATTACCGGGCTTACGGTTTTGGCGCGGGCATTACTTTTGAAACGCGGGCGGGTTTGTTTGGCCTGAGTCTGGCCGTGGGGACACGGGCGGGCACTGCGCCGGATTTTGCCGGGCCGAAGGTGCACTTTGGGTACGTGAGCTTGTTTTGA
- a CDS encoding fatty acid desaturase yields MSDQHLNDELRQRLQNWPVLFQKYAQASTKKAILQMISTFLPYLGLWVLMYWSTFYSWWITLGLAAINAFFLVRIFIIQHDCGHRSFLQNQTANKIIGWICSFFSTIPYSYWAGVHNFHHGHSGQLEVETRDIGDLMVMTVKEFREATPLQRLGYRIYRMPIVTFVIAPVIYLGLYNRIPLVNLSGWKKIHTQLHLNNLALVALYLLLGWLLGWQRFLFIQLSIVFLFGIIAMWFFYVQHQHEGAYKEWKDKWEYVLSAVKGSTYYKLPRIMQWLTGNIGFHHIHHLNSKIPNYNLEKCATDNAFLDKYITTVTFWESLKYMHNKLWCEEKKRMITFIEYYHREYVRGLQMERA; encoded by the coding sequence ATGTCCGATCAACATCTTAATGATGAGCTGCGGCAGCGGCTCCAAAATTGGCCAGTTCTCTTTCAGAAATACGCGCAGGCCAGTACCAAAAAAGCAATACTTCAGATGATCAGTACTTTCTTGCCCTACCTTGGCTTGTGGGTATTGATGTATTGGAGTACCTTTTATTCATGGTGGATTACCTTGGGTTTGGCCGCCATCAACGCTTTTTTTCTCGTACGCATTTTTATCATCCAGCACGACTGCGGTCACCGTTCGTTTTTACAAAACCAGACCGCCAATAAAATCATTGGCTGGATCTGTAGTTTTTTCAGCACCATCCCGTATTCCTACTGGGCTGGAGTACACAACTTTCACCACGGCCACAGTGGGCAATTGGAAGTGGAAACCCGGGACATCGGCGATCTGATGGTCATGACCGTGAAGGAATTTCGGGAAGCTACACCATTGCAGCGCCTGGGTTACCGCATTTACCGCATGCCCATCGTTACGTTTGTGATTGCTCCGGTGATTTATCTGGGCCTTTACAACCGCATTCCGTTGGTAAACTTGAGTGGCTGGAAAAAAATCCACACCCAATTGCACCTCAACAACCTGGCCCTGGTGGCGCTTTATTTGTTGTTGGGCTGGTTGCTGGGCTGGCAGCGCTTTTTGTTCATCCAACTGAGCATCGTCTTTTTGTTTGGCATCATCGCCATGTGGTTCTTCTACGTGCAACACCAGCACGAAGGTGCCTATAAAGAATGGAAAGACAAGTGGGAATACGTACTTTCTGCGGTAAAAGGCAGCACCTACTACAAATTGCCCCGCATCATGCAGTGGCTTACGGGCAACATCGGGTTCCACCACATCCACCACCTGAATTCCAAAATTCCAAACTACAACCTGGAAAAGTGTGCGACGGACAATGCCTTCCTCGACAAATACATCACCACGGTGACCTTCTGGGAAAGTTTGAAATACATGCACAACAAACTCTGGTGTGAAGAGAAAAAACGGATGATTACTTTTATTGAGTATTATCATCGGGAATATGTGCGAGGATTGCAGATGGAAAGAGCCTAA